Proteins encoded within one genomic window of Salipaludibacillus agaradhaerens:
- a CDS encoding YqeG family HAD IIIA-type phosphatase: MLKQFIPDQYVKSVFEISVEQLKEQGVKGIITDLDNTLVEWDRADATERLIEWFDLLRAQGFQIVIVSNNNEKRVKHFADPHKITFIHSARKPLSKAFKTACKLMNLKREETVVIGDQLLTDILGGNRAGFQTILVVPVAQTDGFLTKFNRRIERRVFHTMKKRGLIEWENSDEKN, from the coding sequence GTGTTAAAACAATTTATTCCAGACCAGTACGTTAAATCGGTGTTCGAGATTTCTGTTGAACAGCTTAAGGAACAAGGGGTAAAAGGGATCATAACTGATCTTGATAATACATTAGTGGAATGGGACAGAGCTGATGCTACAGAAAGGCTCATTGAGTGGTTTGACCTTTTAAGAGCGCAAGGCTTTCAGATTGTCATTGTGTCAAATAATAATGAAAAGCGTGTTAAACACTTTGCTGATCCACACAAGATTACATTTATTCACAGTGCTCGAAAGCCTCTAAGTAAAGCATTTAAAACGGCTTGCAAATTAATGAACTTAAAAAGAGAAGAGACAGTCGTGATTGGAGATCAGCTTTTAACTGATATTCTGGGTGGGAATCGCGCAGGATTCCAAACCATATTAGTTGTTCCTGTGGCCCAAACAGATGGCTTTCTAACAAAATTTAATCGCCGTATTGAAAGGCGTGTATTTCATACAATGAAAAAAAGGGGGTTGATCGAATGGGAGAATTCAGACGAGAAGAACTGA
- a CDS encoding class I SAM-dependent DNA methyltransferase produces MTYAHFASLYDRLMEDAPYAKWISYAENHLTAEGTILDVACGTGTFTLMLAQKGFRVSGTDISGEMLAIAEEKSRKSHVAAPFFLQDMRSLEGFSEMDGVTLFCDGINYLHNEEEVKRTFNTIYNVLKQDGVLLFDAHTPFKFEHYFNNQLYGVDDEHVSYMWFCDREEEPLSVRHSLTFFVKTNNGLYERKEEEHFQRTYPVASYVSWLEEAGYSHIEVSGDFGTRPLRTDDERVFIKAKK; encoded by the coding sequence ATGACATACGCTCATTTTGCATCATTATATGATCGCTTAATGGAAGATGCTCCGTATGCTAAATGGATTTCATATGCGGAAAATCATCTGACTGCAGAGGGGACAATTCTTGATGTTGCCTGTGGCACTGGCACATTTACGCTCATGTTGGCACAAAAAGGGTTTCGAGTCAGTGGAACAGATATTTCAGGAGAAATGCTGGCTATAGCAGAAGAAAAATCTCGAAAAAGTCACGTTGCTGCGCCGTTCTTTTTACAAGATATGCGTTCTTTAGAAGGCTTTTCAGAAATGGATGGTGTGACTTTATTTTGTGATGGCATTAATTATCTTCATAATGAAGAAGAAGTGAAACGAACATTTAATACAATTTATAACGTGCTGAAACAGGATGGTGTTTTGTTGTTTGACGCACATACACCATTCAAATTTGAACACTACTTTAACAATCAGCTCTATGGGGTTGATGATGAACATGTGTCATATATGTGGTTTTGTGACAGGGAAGAAGAGCCTCTTTCAGTAAGGCATTCTCTCACATTCTTTGTGAAAACAAACAATGGACTGTATGAGAGGAAAGAAGAGGAACACTTTCAGCGAACCTATCCTGTTGCATCATACGTATCTTGGCTAGAAGAAGCTGGATATTCACATATAGAAGTAAGTGGTGACTTCGGTACTCGACCATTGAGAACAGATGATGAGCGGGTTTTTATAAAAGCAAAAAAATAA
- the nadD gene encoding nicotinate-nucleotide adenylyltransferase → MKKVGLLGGTFDPPHIGHLVMAEEARLEKSLDEIWWMPNPFPPHKEINSATSEENRLDLVKKMVDCHPSFRLCTFEMERPCPSYTTDTVKALMEEMPTIQFSFIMGGDSLENFHKWYKYEELSELLPFIVVARPGYRPTHPTSFRELTIINNIKLDVSSTEIRHKIKIGALNRFLLTDAVYDYIREYRLYE, encoded by the coding sequence GTGAAAAAAGTAGGCTTATTAGGAGGAACGTTCGATCCGCCTCATATAGGACACTTAGTGATGGCCGAAGAAGCAAGGTTAGAAAAATCCCTAGACGAAATCTGGTGGATGCCTAACCCTTTTCCACCCCACAAAGAGATTAACTCAGCTACTTCAGAAGAAAATCGACTTGATCTTGTGAAAAAAATGGTAGATTGCCATCCTTCCTTTCGTCTATGTACATTTGAAATGGAACGCCCTTGCCCATCTTATACAACAGATACGGTGAAAGCTTTGATGGAAGAGATGCCAACTATTCAGTTTTCTTTTATAATGGGTGGCGACAGTTTAGAGAATTTCCATAAGTGGTATAAGTATGAGGAATTAAGTGAATTACTGCCATTTATTGTAGTGGCCAGGCCTGGTTATCGGCCCACTCATCCAACATCATTTCGAGAGCTTACCATTATAAACAATATTAAGTTGGACGTGTCATCAACAGAAATTAGGCACAAAATTAAAATTGGGGCATTAAATCGCTTTTTGTTAACAGATGCCGTTTATGATTATATAAGGGAGTATCGTTTATATGAATGA
- a CDS encoding Na+/H+ antiporter subunit D, which produces MNNLVILPILIPLLVGIILIFFKNSKRIQRVASVIATSAMLIVASYMTYIVYTDGIQTIELGAWPAPFGIVLVADLLSSSLVTLSALLSIVCLLFAFQTFSAEREKNYFHPFFLFLMVGVNGSFLTGDLFNLFVFFEVMLIASFILISMGSKRYQLRESLKYVIINTVSSMFFITAVAYLYGVTGTLNMADLSQKVAELEQTGVVSVIAVIFLFVFGTKSAIFPLYYWLPHSYFAPPAAIAALFGGLLTKVGVYTLMRTYTLIFPHDQLVFQILLIIGGLTMFIGVLGAVSQFDFKRILAVHIVSQVGYMIMGIGIFTPLAIAGTFYFLVHNIIVKSALFLYAGIAEKITGTSHLKQMSGLLKTHPYVGWLFFIAAFSLAGIPPLSGFFGKFALVVAGLEAGHYFIIAVSLITGVLTLFSMLKIFMTSFWGEVKAPDPDAKNKKVGKLLVTTLPLVALTIILGVAAEPFIQFSLELAEQLMDPSDYINSVLKE; this is translated from the coding sequence ATGAATAACTTAGTCATTCTACCAATACTCATACCACTTCTTGTCGGTATTATTTTAATATTCTTCAAGAACTCCAAACGCATTCAGCGCGTGGCCAGTGTCATTGCCACGAGCGCGATGCTTATAGTGGCAAGTTACATGACATATATTGTATATACCGATGGCATTCAAACCATTGAATTGGGTGCATGGCCAGCACCTTTTGGTATTGTATTAGTAGCTGATTTACTATCCAGTTCACTCGTCACCCTCTCCGCCCTGCTTTCTATCGTCTGTCTATTGTTTGCTTTTCAGACGTTTTCTGCGGAGCGAGAAAAGAATTATTTCCATCCCTTTTTCCTCTTTTTAATGGTAGGGGTGAACGGTTCATTTTTAACTGGTGATCTATTTAACCTTTTTGTCTTTTTCGAGGTTATGCTCATTGCATCGTTTATACTCATATCAATGGGAAGTAAAAGGTACCAACTTCGTGAGTCTTTGAAATATGTCATCATAAACACTGTTTCATCTATGTTTTTCATTACAGCTGTGGCCTATCTTTACGGAGTCACTGGAACATTAAATATGGCAGATTTATCTCAAAAAGTAGCTGAATTAGAGCAGACTGGTGTTGTATCAGTTATTGCGGTAATCTTTCTATTTGTTTTCGGGACTAAAAGTGCGATTTTCCCATTGTACTACTGGCTTCCCCACTCTTACTTTGCTCCTCCTGCGGCCATCGCAGCGCTTTTTGGAGGATTGTTAACAAAAGTCGGCGTCTACACGCTCATGCGCACGTATACACTTATTTTTCCGCATGATCAGCTCGTGTTTCAAATCTTACTCATTATCGGTGGTTTAACAATGTTTATCGGGGTACTCGGTGCCGTATCTCAATTTGACTTTAAACGTATCCTTGCTGTTCATATCGTTAGTCAGGTAGGCTATATGATTATGGGAATCGGGATCTTCACACCATTGGCTATTGCGGGAACATTCTATTTTCTCGTCCATAACATTATCGTAAAATCAGCGTTGTTTCTATATGCAGGAATTGCTGAAAAAATCACAGGCACTTCCCATTTAAAACAGATGAGCGGTTTACTCAAAACACACCCGTACGTCGGCTGGCTTTTCTTCATTGCCGCCTTCTCACTAGCAGGTATCCCACCTTTAAGTGGATTTTTTGGGAAATTTGCTCTCGTTGTAGCTGGTTTAGAAGCGGGACATTACTTTATTATTGCAGTCAGTCTTATTACTGGGGTTTTAACATTGTTCTCCATGCTTAAGATTTTCATGACGTCCTTTTGGGGAGAAGTTAAAGCGCCTGATCCAGACGCAAAAAATAAAAAGGTTGGTAAACTATTAGTTACTACCCTACCATTAGTTGCTTTAACCATTATCTTAGGGGTAGCAGCTGAACCATTTATCCAATTTTCATTGGAACTTGCTGAGCAACTTATGGATCCTTCCGACTATATTAATTCTGTGCTTAAGGAGTAG
- the yqeK gene encoding bis(5'-nucleosyl)-tetraphosphatase (symmetrical) YqeK: protein MNEADALVVVKRALKPQRFSHTERVVETATQLADKYGGDKDVIRLAAILHDYAKHRPLEEMKNSVQANGTIPDDVLLYGDELLHAFVGAHYVKEELGVKDEAVLSAICWHTTGRENMTIEDKIVFLADFIEPGRTFEAAEKVRITAAQDLDKACLECLIHTICYLTNKGVPVYPETFKAYNDFALKISSMEGER, encoded by the coding sequence ATGAATGAAGCAGATGCTTTAGTAGTAGTAAAGCGAGCGTTAAAGCCACAAAGATTTTCACACACTGAAAGGGTTGTTGAAACGGCCACACAATTGGCAGATAAATATGGTGGAGACAAAGATGTCATTAGATTAGCTGCTATTTTGCATGACTACGCTAAGCATCGTCCATTAGAAGAGATGAAGAATAGTGTGCAAGCTAACGGCACTATTCCTGATGATGTGTTACTTTACGGAGATGAACTATTGCATGCGTTTGTTGGCGCTCATTACGTTAAAGAAGAATTAGGGGTAAAGGACGAGGCGGTATTGTCAGCTATATGTTGGCATACTACTGGAAGAGAAAACATGACTATTGAGGATAAAATCGTTTTCCTAGCTGATTTTATAGAGCCAGGAAGAACGTTTGAGGCAGCTGAAAAAGTAAGAATAACAGCGGCGCAAGATTTGGATAAAGCTTGTTTAGAATGTTTAATCCATACAATCTGTTATTTGACAAATAAAGGCGTTCCTGTTTATCCAGAGACATTTAAAGCGTACAATGATTTTGCGCTTAAAATAAGTAGTATGGAGGGTGAAAGATAA
- a CDS encoding Na+/H+ antiporter subunit E, with the protein MAFQILLNIGLALIWMLLRTEYTVVEFMLGYIVGLLLLFVLRRFLHFDFYFRRVVAVFKLLVLFLYKLILSNIDMTKIVLSPNPDIQPGIIAVPTKLKTDWEVTLLANLISLTPGTLTMNFSEDGRTLFVHSIHVPDKEKAIAEIHDSFEKAIMEVTH; encoded by the coding sequence ATGGCCTTTCAAATTTTATTAAATATAGGTTTAGCTTTAATATGGATGTTGTTAAGGACCGAGTATACTGTCGTAGAGTTTATGCTTGGTTATATCGTAGGTTTATTACTTTTATTTGTTCTAAGAAGGTTTTTACACTTCGATTTTTATTTCCGACGTGTTGTAGCAGTATTCAAGCTATTAGTGTTGTTTCTATATAAACTTATCTTGTCTAATATTGATATGACAAAAATCGTTTTAAGTCCGAATCCCGACATCCAACCAGGAATCATTGCTGTACCGACCAAACTTAAAACAGATTGGGAAGTAACACTTTTAGCTAATCTGATTTCTCTTACTCCTGGAACTTTAACGATGAATTTTTCGGAAGATGGGCGAACTTTATTTGTTCACTCCATTCACGTACCTGACAAAGAAAAGGCTATTGCTGAGATTCATGATTCATTTGAAAAAGCGATTATGGAGGTGACACATTAA
- the rsfS gene encoding ribosome silencing factor: MQSKDKLDLAVKAVDDKKAYAITALDMRGVSLVADYFVICHGNSEVQVEAISREVKDRANIAGLDVKRLEGLEEARWVLIDLNDVIVHVFHKDERTYYNLEKLWGDAQTIELESIIQA, translated from the coding sequence ATGCAATCTAAAGATAAGTTGGACCTAGCGGTAAAAGCAGTAGATGATAAAAAAGCGTATGCCATTACAGCGCTTGATATGAGAGGGGTATCGCTTGTTGCCGACTATTTTGTTATTTGCCACGGTAATTCAGAAGTCCAAGTTGAAGCCATTTCAAGAGAAGTGAAGGATAGAGCTAATATAGCAGGCCTAGATGTGAAACGTTTAGAAGGACTAGAAGAAGCGAGATGGGTTTTAATTGATTTAAATGATGTGATCGTTCATGTGTTCCACAAAGATGAACGAACGTATTATAATTTAGAAAAACTTTGGGGAGATGCACAAACAATTGAATTGGAGAGTATTATTCAAGCTTAG
- a CDS encoding Na+/H+ antiporter subunit A yields the protein MSTLHFVTLAPFIMAIFVPIIYKKFRHLHTGWFILPLPLILFIYLFQYLPLDGSPMETVSYSVAWVPSLGINFTVYLDGLSLLFALLITGIGTLVVLYSIYYIANKKEEPLNNFYVYLMMFMGAMLGVVLSDNLIVLYVFWEITSLASSLLIAYWFHKEKSRYGAQKSMLITVTGGFSMLAGFTLMYLMTDTFSIRGIIAMADVIVTSPLFIPAMLLILLGAFTKSAQFPFHIWLPDAMEAPTPVSAYLHSATMVKAGIYLVARMTPVFGGQAEWFWIISTFGLFTLLWGSVSAVRQKDLKGILAFSTISQLGLIMSLLGLGSAGYHYEIIDGTSLPIVAVLAAVFHLINHATFKGSLFMVVGIIDHETGTRDIRKLGGLMTIMPITFTVSLIGIASMAGLPPFNGFLSKEMFFTGTLNSATLDVFNVGNFGVIFPVVAWIASVFTFIYCMIMLFKTFTGKHQPEKLDKAAHEAPIGLLISPIILASLVIVFGLFPNLLSYTIIEPVMQSIMPGLTAPGEQFYVNIYHWHGFNTELFMTMGVVFFGAFIFLNQKKWQDTTFYLRERDPLNWFYDNGLTGLINGSTVVNNVQMTGRLRDYFSYMFIFLIAIVSFMLWQSNALAVDFTNTTEIPSYMYFVSLSLILSTIVIPFVSKRISAIVLMGVVGFLVALLFVVFRAPDLALTQLLVETVMVVLFLLVFYHLPELRKETFKPVFRLSNLIISIGVGLVVTLTALSVHAYSYENPISPISDFFVENSYALAGGNNIVNVILVDFRGLDTLLEVLVLGIVALGVVVLIKFKARKGEDV from the coding sequence TTGTCAACGCTTCATTTTGTTACTTTAGCACCATTTATTATGGCGATTTTTGTGCCGATTATTTACAAAAAATTCCGCCATCTTCATACAGGCTGGTTCATTTTACCGTTACCATTGATTTTATTTATTTACCTTTTTCAATATTTGCCATTAGATGGGTCACCTATGGAAACAGTCAGTTATTCTGTCGCTTGGGTTCCTTCTCTTGGCATCAATTTTACCGTCTACCTCGACGGTTTGAGCCTTCTTTTTGCTTTGTTAATTACCGGAATAGGAACGCTCGTCGTTCTTTATTCAATTTATTATATCGCCAACAAAAAAGAGGAGCCCCTTAACAACTTTTATGTTTATTTAATGATGTTTATGGGAGCTATGCTCGGCGTTGTGTTATCAGACAACTTGATTGTCTTATATGTATTTTGGGAAATTACCAGTCTTGCATCATCACTGCTTATCGCATACTGGTTCCACAAAGAGAAATCCCGTTATGGCGCTCAAAAGTCTATGTTAATTACCGTAACTGGTGGATTCTCAATGCTCGCTGGTTTTACTTTGATGTATTTAATGACAGACACATTCAGTATAAGAGGAATTATTGCTATGGCTGACGTTATTGTCACAAGCCCTTTATTTATTCCTGCTATGCTATTAATTTTATTAGGGGCCTTTACAAAATCAGCCCAATTTCCATTTCATATTTGGTTGCCTGATGCTATGGAAGCACCGACGCCTGTTAGTGCTTACTTACACTCAGCTACAATGGTTAAGGCTGGTATTTACTTAGTGGCTCGTATGACCCCGGTGTTTGGTGGTCAAGCTGAATGGTTTTGGATCATTTCTACCTTCGGCTTATTTACGTTACTATGGGGATCAGTGTCAGCTGTTAGGCAAAAAGATTTGAAAGGAATCCTTGCATTTTCCACTATAAGTCAACTAGGGTTAATTATGAGCTTATTAGGACTTGGATCTGCAGGCTATCATTATGAGATCATTGACGGCACTTCTTTACCGATAGTGGCTGTTCTTGCTGCAGTGTTCCACCTTATCAATCACGCTACCTTTAAAGGAAGTCTGTTCATGGTCGTGGGTATCATTGATCACGAAACAGGCACGAGGGATATTAGAAAACTCGGCGGCCTCATGACGATCATGCCAATTACATTTACCGTCTCTCTGATTGGAATTGCTTCAATGGCTGGATTGCCGCCTTTTAATGGATTCTTGAGTAAAGAAATGTTTTTTACTGGAACATTGAATAGTGCCACTCTCGACGTTTTTAACGTTGGTAATTTCGGGGTGATTTTTCCTGTCGTCGCATGGATTGCCAGTGTGTTCACATTTATTTATTGCATGATTATGCTATTCAAAACATTTACGGGAAAACATCAACCTGAAAAACTCGATAAAGCGGCTCATGAAGCTCCAATCGGTTTACTTATTTCGCCTATTATATTGGCATCATTAGTGATTGTTTTTGGATTGTTCCCTAATTTACTTTCCTATACCATTATTGAGCCTGTTATGCAGTCGATTATGCCTGGCCTTACAGCGCCTGGCGAACAATTTTATGTGAACATTTACCATTGGCACGGTTTTAATACTGAATTATTCATGACAATGGGTGTTGTTTTCTTTGGAGCGTTCATATTCTTAAACCAAAAAAAGTGGCAAGACACCACTTTCTACTTACGAGAGAGAGACCCTTTGAATTGGTTTTATGACAATGGTCTGACAGGGTTAATTAATGGTTCAACTGTAGTGAATAATGTACAAATGACAGGGCGTTTGCGCGATTACTTTTCATACATGTTTATTTTCTTAATTGCTATAGTCAGTTTCATGTTATGGCAGAGTAACGCTCTTGCAGTGGATTTTACAAACACGACTGAGATACCATCTTATATGTATTTTGTGTCCCTATCACTAATCTTGAGTACGATTGTTATTCCTTTTGTTTCAAAGCGTATTTCTGCTATTGTTTTAATGGGTGTAGTAGGCTTTCTCGTAGCCCTTCTTTTCGTGGTCTTCCGAGCACCTGATCTTGCGTTGACCCAACTGCTCGTAGAAACAGTCATGGTTGTTTTATTCTTGCTCGTGTTTTATCACTTGCCTGAATTGCGTAAAGAGACGTTTAAGCCTGTCTTCAGGTTATCTAATCTCATCATTTCAATCGGCGTTGGACTCGTAGTGACACTAACAGCCTTGAGTGTGCATGCGTATAGCTATGAGAACCCAATTAGCCCCATTTCTGATTTCTTTGTAGAGAATTCTTATGCGTTAGCAGGTGGGAATAACATTGTTAACGTCATATTAGTGGACTTCCGTGGCCTTGATACGTTGTTAGAAGTTCTCGTTTTAGGGATCGTTGCCTTAGGAGTCGTTGTCCTTATTAAATTTAAAGCGCGGAAAGGAGAAGATGTCTAA
- the aroE gene encoding shikimate dehydrogenase has translation MKQLYGVIGCPVSHSLSPVMHKAAYEELSINADYHAFHVEEKDLKEAVNGIRALGIRGINVTIPHKVSIIPYLDEIDPLAEEIGAVNTVVNVEGRLIGYNTDGEGYVHGLLPVLTKDFAEMRVLIIGAGGAARGVSLTLAKYGIREMCITNRTESKGRHLADDCSRLTEAAVLSLGRAQAELPGFDLIINTTSIGMAPDIDRMPLSLETLSQGAIVSDLIYTPAKTRWLQEAENKGAIIQNGLDMFVNQGALAFEKWTGKSAPKEIMKAKVLEKLGGNSC, from the coding sequence TTGAAACAACTATATGGGGTTATTGGCTGTCCTGTCAGCCACAGTCTTTCACCTGTTATGCATAAAGCGGCGTATGAAGAACTATCGATTAACGCTGACTATCACGCTTTCCATGTGGAAGAGAAAGATTTAAAAGAAGCTGTTAATGGGATTCGTGCTTTAGGGATACGAGGAATAAATGTTACTATTCCTCACAAAGTGTCGATTATTCCTTACTTGGATGAGATTGACCCATTAGCTGAGGAAATTGGCGCAGTGAATACTGTGGTGAATGTCGAAGGTAGACTTATTGGTTACAATACTGACGGAGAAGGATATGTTCATGGCTTGCTCCCTGTATTAACGAAAGATTTTGCCGAAATGAGGGTATTGATCATAGGTGCTGGTGGCGCTGCAAGAGGCGTCTCTCTCACTTTAGCTAAATATGGGATAAGAGAAATGTGTATAACGAATCGCACTGAGAGTAAAGGGCGTCATTTAGCTGATGATTGTAGCAGGTTGACAGAAGCGGCTGTTTTGTCACTTGGACGTGCTCAAGCAGAGCTGCCAGGATTTGATTTAATTATCAATACAACCTCAATTGGAATGGCACCTGATATAGATCGTATGCCCTTATCATTGGAAACATTATCTCAAGGTGCGATTGTGAGTGACCTTATTTATACACCAGCTAAAACACGGTGGTTACAAGAGGCAGAAAACAAAGGGGCCATTATTCAAAACGGTTTGGATATGTTTGTTAATCAAGGTGCCCTTGCATTTGAAAAGTGGACGGGAAAATCTGCTCCAAAAGAAATTATGAAGGCAAAAGTATTAGAAAAATTAGGAGGAAATTCATGCTAA
- the yhbY gene encoding ribosome assembly RNA-binding protein YhbY encodes MLTGKQKRYLRSKAHHIKPILQVGKGGVNENLIKQVDDALEARELIKVSILQNCVENKEEVAHFISKGTQAEIVQIIGNTLVFYKESSENKTIILP; translated from the coding sequence ATGCTAACTGGTAAACAAAAGCGTTATCTCCGCAGTAAAGCTCATCATATTAAGCCGATTTTGCAAGTTGGAAAAGGCGGAGTCAATGAAAATCTAATTAAACAGGTGGATGACGCCTTAGAAGCTAGGGAACTTATAAAAGTGAGCATTTTACAAAACTGTGTGGAAAATAAAGAGGAAGTTGCCCACTTTATATCCAAGGGGACGCAAGCGGAAATCGTTCAAATTATTGGTAATACACTCGTTTTTTATAAAGAATCTAGTGAGAATAAAACAATTATTCTGCCTTAA
- the yqeH gene encoding ribosome biogenesis GTPase YqeH, translating into MGEFRREELICSGCGVKIQTNNKEGLGYAPPSALKRDVIICQRCFRLKHYNDVQDVPLTDDDFLKILTELGQKEALIVKIVDIFDFDGSWLPGLHRFSGKNPVLLIGNKADLLPKSVKHSKVIQWMKKAAKEYGLKPANVHLMSAKTGEAIMEVANLIDQERQGKDVYIVGCTNTGKSTFINRVLKEFGAEDEMLITTSNIPGTTLDMIDIPLDDGSFLYDTPGIINHHQVAHLLDKNELKMVSPSKEIKPKVFQLNPGQTLFFGGMGRVDFVSGEPQSLIVYISNELIIHRTKTEKADSLYENHLGELLSPPFEKNKEEFPPLVGKDWKVPNGKMDLVFSGLGWVTISGSGSSVRTHAPKGVAVSMRPAIF; encoded by the coding sequence ATGGGAGAATTCAGACGAGAAGAACTGATTTGTTCAGGCTGTGGTGTTAAGATACAGACAAATAATAAGGAAGGCCTAGGATATGCTCCGCCATCTGCATTGAAAAGAGATGTGATTATTTGTCAGCGCTGCTTCCGCTTGAAACACTACAATGACGTGCAAGATGTACCGTTAACGGATGACGATTTTCTAAAAATATTAACAGAGCTAGGGCAAAAAGAAGCATTAATTGTTAAGATAGTAGATATCTTTGATTTTGACGGAAGTTGGCTACCTGGACTTCATCGCTTTTCCGGTAAAAATCCAGTCCTTCTCATCGGTAACAAAGCTGATTTGTTACCTAAATCAGTGAAACATTCTAAAGTCATTCAGTGGATGAAAAAAGCGGCAAAAGAGTATGGGCTAAAACCTGCTAATGTCCATTTAATGAGTGCGAAAACAGGTGAGGCTATTATGGAGGTAGCAAATTTAATTGACCAAGAACGTCAAGGGAAAGATGTTTATATTGTTGGATGTACCAATACAGGTAAGTCAACTTTCATTAACAGAGTATTAAAAGAATTTGGTGCGGAAGACGAGATGCTTATTACAACTTCTAATATTCCGGGCACTACGTTAGATATGATTGATATTCCTTTAGATGATGGTTCATTTTTGTATGACACTCCTGGGATTATTAATCATCATCAAGTAGCGCATTTGCTTGATAAAAATGAGTTGAAAATGGTTTCACCTAGTAAAGAAATTAAACCGAAAGTTTTTCAACTTAATCCAGGACAAACGCTATTTTTTGGGGGAATGGGGCGTGTTGACTTTGTCAGTGGTGAACCTCAATCGCTCATTGTTTACATATCAAACGAGTTAATAATTCATCGAACAAAAACTGAAAAAGCAGACAGTCTTTATGAGAACCATTTAGGTGAGTTATTATCTCCACCTTTTGAAAAAAATAAAGAAGAGTTTCCACCATTGGTAGGGAAAGATTGGAAAGTGCCTAATGGTAAAATGGATCTCGTTTTCTCAGGACTAGGCTGGGTAACTATTAGTGGGAGTGGTAGTAGTGTTAGAACGCATGCCCCTAAAGGGGTTGCAGTGAGTATGCGTCCGGCTATTTTTTAA
- a CDS encoding Na(+)/H(+) antiporter subunit C yields MEILMILTIGVLFTVATYLILSKSLLRVIIGVVVISHGAHLLLLTLSGLQQGAPPLLGEEASTYSDPLPQALILTAIVIGFGITAFMLVLAYRTYKEHKTDNFDELRGTEDE; encoded by the coding sequence ATGGAAATATTAATGATTTTGACGATCGGCGTCCTCTTTACTGTAGCAACCTACTTGATTTTGTCTAAAAGTTTATTAAGGGTTATCATTGGCGTCGTTGTTATTTCACACGGTGCCCACTTACTACTTTTAACATTGTCAGGACTACAACAAGGAGCTCCTCCCCTCTTAGGGGAAGAGGCGTCAACATATTCTGATCCGCTGCCACAAGCGCTCATTTTAACTGCGATTGTTATCGGCTTCGGGATCACTGCCTTTATGCTCGTATTGGCCTATCGAACATATAAAGAACACAAAACAGATAATTTCGATGAATTAAGGGGAACTGAAGATGAATAA
- a CDS encoding Na(+)/H(+) antiporter subunit B, with protein MKNTPIQLHVITRIVAFIILAFSIFLFFAGHNNPGGGFIGGLMTASALVLLFLSFDIKTIKKVLPFNYAKIIASGLLLAVLTGMVGMFLGDPFLNQFFRYYQLPILGKTELTTALPFDLGIYLVVVGFTLLVILTIAEDDS; from the coding sequence ATGAAAAATACTCCCATTCAATTACATGTTATTACAAGAATCGTGGCGTTTATCATCCTGGCATTTTCCATCTTTCTCTTTTTCGCTGGGCACAACAATCCTGGTGGTGGCTTTATCGGGGGCTTGATGACGGCATCAGCACTGGTGCTACTTTTCTTAAGCTTTGATATTAAGACCATTAAAAAAGTATTGCCGTTTAATTACGCAAAAATCATTGCTTCCGGGTTACTACTAGCTGTCTTGACCGGTATGGTCGGCATGTTTCTAGGTGACCCGTTCTTAAATCAGTTCTTTAGATATTATCAACTACCGATTTTAGGTAAAACGGAATTAACGACTGCCCTTCCTTTTGATTTAGGGATATATTTAGTAGTCGTTGGATTTACTTTACTCGTTATTTTAACTATTGCGGAGGATGATAGCTGA
- a CDS encoding sporulation histidine kinase inhibitor Sda yields MKKYGALADLSDELLIETYEKAKDLNLAEDFINLIAEEIERRSKFNKQIHL; encoded by the coding sequence ATGAAAAAGTATGGCGCATTAGCCGATCTATCGGATGAGCTTCTAATAGAAACGTACGAAAAAGCTAAAGACTTAAACTTGGCAGAGGACTTCATAAATTTAATAGCTGAAGAAATTGAACGACGTTCTAAATTTAATAAACAAATCCACTTATAA